The proteins below are encoded in one region of Metabacillus dongyingensis:
- a CDS encoding Ger(x)C family spore germination protein, whose amino-acid sequence MKWSFKILIILIIVLLFTTGCWNRREINELAITLAIGLDTTMDGQYLVTAQVVNPGEVAAMGTGGSSSVVIYQATGETVFEAFRKMTREAPRKIYPSHLRILVIGESLAKEGIGKPLDLLFRDWELRSDFYIAVAKGMNAEDILKVPTTLEKIPANNLFDTLKVSEKAWSATSSVTLDDLIADLVSDGKQPVLTGIEAFIKGNEEVALSKRNEEMIDFPARLLFDGLAVFDKDKLIGWLNEKQGRTYNAVTNKVKSTVINISCPKEGTAVLQLLKSKAKVKGKVKNGKPEINIEFHREYNVGEVECNIDLTKPETIDKLEKIEEQRAKNMFEQSIKQVQEEFEVDIFGFGEAVHRADPKAWKKLKKNWDKEFEELPVYIKVDAKIRRIGTVGNSFLEEIK is encoded by the coding sequence ATGAAATGGAGTTTTAAAATACTTATCATACTGATAATCGTTCTTTTATTCACAACAGGCTGCTGGAACCGCCGTGAGATAAACGAACTTGCCATTACTCTGGCCATTGGATTAGATACGACTATGGATGGTCAATATCTTGTAACCGCTCAAGTAGTTAACCCAGGAGAAGTAGCCGCAATGGGAACTGGCGGGAGTTCATCAGTAGTCATCTATCAGGCGACAGGTGAAACCGTATTTGAGGCTTTCCGAAAAATGACAAGGGAAGCACCAAGAAAAATATATCCTTCACACCTTCGAATTCTAGTGATTGGAGAGTCATTGGCAAAAGAAGGAATTGGTAAGCCGTTAGATCTGCTTTTCAGGGACTGGGAACTGCGTTCAGATTTTTATATTGCCGTAGCAAAGGGAATGAATGCAGAAGATATCTTAAAGGTGCCAACTACTTTAGAAAAGATACCTGCCAATAATTTGTTTGATACTCTTAAAGTATCAGAAAAGGCATGGTCAGCGACAAGTTCTGTAACATTAGACGACCTGATTGCGGATTTAGTAAGCGACGGGAAACAACCTGTGTTAACTGGAATAGAGGCATTTATAAAAGGAAATGAAGAGGTTGCTTTAAGCAAAAGGAATGAAGAGATGATCGATTTCCCGGCACGATTGCTTTTTGACGGTTTAGCGGTATTTGATAAGGATAAATTAATAGGCTGGCTTAATGAGAAACAGGGCAGAACTTATAATGCCGTTACAAATAAAGTCAAAAGCACAGTTATTAATATATCATGTCCTAAAGAGGGGACAGCCGTTTTACAGCTCCTTAAGTCAAAAGCGAAAGTAAAAGGCAAAGTAAAGAATGGCAAACCTGAAATAAATATTGAATTTCACAGAGAATATAACGTCGGGGAAGTAGAGTGTAATATTGATCTAACGAAACCGGAAACTATTGACAAATTAGAGAAGATAGAGGAACAAAGAGCCAAAAATATGTTCGAACAGTCCATCAAACAAGTTCAGGAAGAGTTTGAAGTAGATATTTTTGGTTTTGGTGAAGCCGTTCATCGAGCAGATCCGAAAGCTTGGAAAAAACTAAAAAAAAATTGGGATAAGGAATTTGAAGAATTACCCGTGTATATCAAGGTTGACGCGAAAATACGGCGTATAGGCACGGTCGGCAATTCATTTCTGGAAGAAATAAAATAA
- a CDS encoding spore germination protein, translating to MSFFKKKTKKSINQSSLEHTDERNAINEDMLRTNLNENIQHVKQLLGNSSDLVIREIQIGKGRLIKACLFYTDGLVDTNSIQNFIMKSLMLDDQDLLLSTEQNIVQVLKDRILTVGDIQDVTEYSSLMNSLLSGDVILLVDGYSQGFEICMRGGKDRGVMESTTETVVRGPKEGFTENLRTNTALIRRKIKTPHLWLESKKIGRETVTDVAIMYIDGIANDKVVKEVHRRLDRIEIDGILESGYIEELIQDEALSPFPTVYYSERPDKIAAELLEGKVAILVDGTPIVLVVPALFVSFIQAAEDYYQRADISTLIRLLRFFSLFIALLGPSLYIAITTFHQEMLPTGLLINLAAQREGVPFPAFIEALMMETAFEILREASLRMPKAIAQAISIVGTLVIGTAAVQAGIVSAAMVIVVAITAISSFVLPSFAMSMSIRMLRFPMMALAASFGLFGILIGFIALILHLCSLRSFGVPYMSPFGPFIKEDIHDTIIRVPRGRMFFRPRLISQKNIRREQTLKQNRQRNDD from the coding sequence GTGAGTTTTTTTAAGAAAAAAACAAAAAAAAGTATAAACCAATCTTCATTAGAACATACAGACGAACGTAATGCGATAAACGAAGACATGTTAAGAACAAACCTGAATGAAAACATTCAGCATGTGAAGCAACTGCTTGGGAACAGCAGCGACCTCGTGATTCGCGAAATACAAATTGGCAAAGGGAGACTTATTAAAGCTTGTCTTTTCTATACAGATGGATTGGTGGATACTAATTCCATTCAGAATTTTATCATGAAATCGCTCATGCTAGATGATCAGGATCTATTGCTTTCAACAGAACAGAATATTGTACAAGTATTGAAAGATAGAATCCTGACCGTTGGAGATATACAAGATGTAACTGAATACAGCTCTTTAATGAATTCCCTGTTATCAGGGGATGTTATCCTCTTAGTGGATGGTTATTCACAAGGTTTCGAAATCTGTATGCGTGGCGGGAAGGACCGCGGTGTAATGGAATCCACTACAGAAACCGTTGTTCGCGGACCGAAAGAGGGATTTACGGAGAACTTGCGCACTAATACGGCTTTAATACGCCGGAAAATAAAAACCCCTCATCTTTGGCTGGAATCAAAAAAAATCGGCAGAGAGACAGTCACAGATGTAGCAATTATGTATATCGATGGAATTGCGAATGATAAGGTTGTTAAAGAAGTTCATAGGCGTTTGGATCGAATCGAAATCGATGGAATCCTGGAAAGCGGCTATATTGAGGAATTGATTCAGGATGAAGCATTAAGTCCTTTTCCGACTGTCTATTATTCGGAACGGCCTGATAAGATTGCTGCCGAGCTTTTGGAAGGAAAAGTTGCTATTTTAGTGGATGGAACGCCAATTGTTCTGGTTGTTCCTGCTCTTTTTGTATCCTTTATACAGGCCGCCGAAGACTATTATCAGCGTGCAGATATCAGCACCCTGATTCGTTTGCTTCGTTTTTTTAGTCTTTTTATTGCTTTACTGGGCCCCTCTCTATATATCGCCATTACCACCTTTCATCAGGAAATGCTGCCAACGGGTCTTCTAATAAATTTAGCAGCCCAGCGTGAAGGGGTTCCTTTTCCTGCGTTCATTGAAGCACTTATGATGGAGACCGCATTTGAAATTTTGCGTGAAGCCAGTTTACGGATGCCTAAGGCTATAGCACAAGCAATTTCTATTGTAGGAACACTTGTGATTGGTACAGCTGCAGTACAGGCTGGAATCGTTTCGGCTGCCATGGTAATCGTTGTCGCCATCACGGCAATTTCAAGTTTTGTCCTTCCTTCATTTGCCATGTCCATGTCAATTAGAATGCTCAGGTTCCCGATGATGGCTCTTGCCGCTTCGTTTGGCTTATTCGGGATACTCATCGGGTTTATTGCCCTAATTCTTCATTTGTGCAGTTTGCGGTCCTTTGGGGTTCCATATATGAGTCCATTTGGGCCATTTATTAAGGAAGACATTCACGATACAATTATTCGTGTTCCCAGAGGACGGATGTTTTTTCGCCCTCGTTTAATCAGTCAGAAAAACATTAGACGTGAACAAACTTTGAAACAGAATCGGCAGAGGAACGATGATTAA
- a CDS encoding GerAB/ArcD/ProY family transporter yields MEKNHKISARQVAILVILFTIGTTILVIPGSLAQEVEQDAWLAAVIGTGLSLILVAVFIAVGRMFPNMTFVEINEKLLGKWLGKAVSLSFVIFSLYSTTSLLVIVGNFLTTHIMPDTPIEAIHILFACILIMGIRLGLETLARAAEILFPFFIFLFIILAASISPQIDFQNVQPVLETGIKPMIRAVFLFLSIFSLPLVVVLMIFPVSVNRPKEAEKTLLSGILIGGLCLIIIILLAILVLGPENSARHMYSSYVLAKKINIGNFLQRIEAILAIMWMITIYFKITIYFYASVVGLAKTLNMKDYRPLTLPFGMIAVSLSLIVHPDVIQRATFDTEIWPLYASTYGLVLPILLLVINAVRTKILRK; encoded by the coding sequence ATGGAGAAAAATCATAAAATTAGTGCAAGGCAAGTTGCAATACTAGTTATATTATTTACTATTGGCACTACCATCTTGGTGATTCCTGGAAGTCTTGCTCAAGAGGTGGAACAAGATGCATGGCTGGCAGCTGTGATCGGTACAGGTTTAAGTTTAATACTGGTGGCAGTATTCATAGCAGTTGGCAGGATGTTCCCCAATATGACATTTGTTGAAATCAATGAAAAACTTCTTGGTAAATGGTTAGGAAAAGCAGTCTCTCTCTCATTTGTTATTTTTTCACTTTATTCCACTACTTCTTTATTAGTCATAGTAGGCAATTTCTTAACGACACATATCATGCCTGATACACCAATTGAAGCAATACATATTCTTTTTGCATGCATCTTAATTATGGGAATCCGACTCGGTCTTGAAACATTGGCCCGTGCTGCAGAAATTTTATTTCCATTTTTCATTTTTCTTTTCATTATTTTAGCAGCTTCTATTTCTCCCCAGATTGATTTTCAGAACGTGCAGCCCGTACTTGAAACTGGGATTAAACCCATGATCAGAGCAGTTTTTCTATTTCTAAGTATTTTTTCATTACCTTTGGTTGTCGTATTAATGATTTTCCCAGTTTCAGTGAATCGGCCAAAGGAAGCTGAAAAAACTCTATTAAGCGGCATTCTCATAGGAGGACTCTGTTTAATCATCATTATCCTTTTAGCTATTTTAGTTTTAGGCCCTGAAAATAGCGCAAGACATATGTATTCAAGTTATGTATTAGCCAAAAAAATAAACATAGGGAATTTTCTGCAGCGGATAGAAGCCATTTTGGCGATTATGTGGATGATAACGATCTATTTTAAGATAACGATTTATTTTTACGCATCTGTGGTAGGACTTGCAAAAACATTGAATATGAAAGATTACAGGCCCCTTACGCTTCCATTTGGAATGATTGCCGTATCCCTTTCATTAATCGTCCATCCCGATGTAATCCAAAGAGCCACATTTGATACGGAAATTTGGCCATTATATGCTTCAACTTACGGACTTGTTCTTCCGATACTCTTATTAGTAATAAATGCAGTCCGGACAAAAATACTCAGAAAATAA
- a CDS encoding metallophosphoesterase family protein: protein MKLYGESIHIKRILAISDIHGCYDEFLKLLELIKYNPANDQLILLGDYIDRGPRSKETLSEVMSLVDEGAIALRGNHDQMFYDWIQIDNERNDLHFFRNGGYATITSYVGSGWFKEIGYDNDLVKKAKRLIQDHDQAHLEFIEKLPYFYENEDYIFVHAGINPKLKNWKLTDEQDFMWIRDQFLFNDHTHKHTIVHGHTPNTLIHKSNDIYIGNNKIGIDGSCAYGGQLNCLEITKDSIKKHHVMSKNKI from the coding sequence ATAAAGTTATACGGGGAGTCGATTCACATCAAAAGAATTTTAGCGATAAGTGATATACACGGATGTTACGATGAATTCCTAAAATTACTGGAATTGATAAAATACAATCCTGCAAACGACCAATTAATTTTGCTTGGTGATTACATAGATAGGGGACCAAGGAGCAAGGAAACCCTATCCGAGGTCATGAGCCTGGTTGACGAAGGAGCAATTGCTCTCAGGGGAAATCACGATCAAATGTTTTATGATTGGATTCAAATAGATAATGAACGAAATGATCTTCATTTTTTTAGAAACGGCGGTTATGCAACGATTACAAGTTATGTCGGCAGCGGGTGGTTTAAAGAAATTGGCTATGATAATGATTTAGTAAAAAAAGCAAAGCGGCTCATTCAAGATCACGATCAAGCTCATTTGGAATTTATCGAAAAACTTCCTTATTTTTATGAAAACGAAGATTATATCTTTGTCCATGCTGGAATTAATCCTAAGCTGAAAAATTGGAAACTGACGGATGAACAAGATTTTATGTGGATAAGAGATCAATTTTTATTTAATGATCATACACATAAGCATACAATTGTACATGGACATACACCTAATACCCTTATACATAAAAGCAATGATATTTATATTGGCAATAATAAAATAGGAATTGATGGCTCATGTGCATATGGAGGTCAGCTTAATTGCCTGGAAATAACAAAGGACTCCATAAAAAAGCATCATGTTATGAGCAAGAATAAAATATAG
- a CDS encoding DUF2935 domain-containing protein encodes MADHSTFILEALAEKEKGEIAAAKRFVESFKELRDRANSSSEYKTLTLEAEKLTEELRKFKLDILKKQLTSQFVIHLTPTFLNHMVNELEEYLLIIQYLKKGEIPPVFHELHHHLLWTVDAAGHAGAISDSLDAVEKKLKNKSDEFTKHFEQFYLKAVELTGYLRTNLNSFPALSRMNKDVKLEIELFQLFLSEIEELEISNQMLSSFSALMADHMMREECYYLIKLAESSNTEVPNCSPIHSDFH; translated from the coding sequence ATGGCGGATCATTCAACATTTATATTAGAAGCATTGGCTGAGAAGGAGAAAGGTGAGATCGCAGCTGCGAAACGTTTTGTTGAAAGCTTTAAAGAACTCAGAGATAGAGCAAATAGCAGCAGCGAGTATAAGACATTAACACTCGAGGCGGAAAAACTCACTGAGGAGTTAAGGAAATTTAAGCTGGATATTCTAAAAAAACAATTGACAAGCCAATTTGTTATTCATTTAACTCCAACTTTTCTAAACCATATGGTAAATGAATTAGAGGAATATCTATTAATCATTCAATACTTAAAAAAAGGAGAAATACCGCCTGTTTTTCACGAGCTTCATCACCATTTATTATGGACAGTGGATGCAGCAGGCCACGCCGGAGCCATATCTGATTCCCTGGATGCCGTTGAAAAGAAATTAAAAAATAAGAGTGATGAGTTTACGAAGCATTTTGAACAATTTTACCTGAAGGCAGTAGAATTAACAGGTTATTTAAGGACTAACCTCAATTCCTTTCCCGCATTGTCCAGAATGAACAAGGACGTGAAGCTTGAGATCGAGTTGTTTCAATTATTCCTGAGCGAAATTGAAGAATTAGAAATTTCAAATCAGATGCTGAGCTCATTCTCGGCACTTATGGCAGACCATATGATGAGAGAAGAGTGCTATTACCTGATAAAACTGGCAGAATCATCTAATACTGAGGTGCCAAACTGCAGTCCTATTCACTCAGATTTTCATTGA
- a CDS encoding SDR family oxidoreductase, whose translation MKVLILGGTRFLGKALTEEGLSRGHEITLFNRGTNIEAFPGVEQLVGNRDSDVSQLKNRKWDVVMDTCGFAPNQIKKIAAVLGDNIEHYTYISSISVYKDWIPNNIKEHYHLQSLPADKLKAVEEGTISPYEYYGALKVLCEAEAENHWPGRVLHIRAGLLVGPFDYTDRLPYWVKRVAKGGEVLVPGRKDRPVQLIDVKDIAVWVFNLAEKRKAGTFNVTGPENELSIEELLNTCKAVTNSDAEFIWADEQFVLEHKVQPWTEMPLWIPEHYPIEGETEPWKGTFSISIEKAVNSGLSFRPLADTINNIYRWEKEREVKELKAGISQEREQELLESWFQKVKKKTV comes from the coding sequence ATGAAAGTCCTTATATTGGGCGGTACACGTTTTTTAGGAAAAGCTTTAACAGAAGAAGGATTATCAAGAGGGCACGAAATTACCTTATTTAATCGCGGCACAAACATTGAGGCTTTTCCTGGAGTGGAGCAGCTGGTCGGAAATAGAGACAGTGATGTATCACAACTGAAAAACCGGAAATGGGACGTTGTAATGGATACATGCGGATTTGCTCCTAATCAAATTAAAAAAATAGCAGCCGTACTCGGGGATAACATAGAGCATTACACATATATCTCAAGTATTTCTGTATATAAAGATTGGATTCCCAACAATATTAAGGAACACTATCATTTACAATCCTTGCCGGCGGATAAATTGAAAGCCGTTGAGGAGGGAACAATTTCTCCTTACGAGTATTACGGGGCGTTGAAAGTACTATGTGAAGCAGAAGCAGAAAACCATTGGCCAGGGCGTGTTTTGCATATAAGAGCAGGACTGCTTGTTGGCCCGTTTGACTATACAGATAGGCTTCCGTACTGGGTTAAGCGTGTAGCCAAAGGTGGAGAAGTACTGGTGCCTGGTCGGAAAGATCGACCAGTTCAGTTGATTGACGTAAAAGATATAGCAGTGTGGGTGTTCAATTTGGCGGAAAAAAGAAAGGCAGGGACGTTCAATGTAACAGGCCCGGAAAATGAATTGAGTATAGAAGAGCTATTAAACACCTGTAAGGCTGTTACAAACAGTGATGCGGAATTCATTTGGGCAGATGAACAATTTGTATTGGAGCATAAAGTACAGCCATGGACGGAAATGCCCTTGTGGATTCCGGAACACTACCCGATAGAGGGTGAAACAGAACCATGGAAAGGCACTTTTTCCATAAGTATAGAAAAAGCTGTTAACTCTGGCCTTTCCTTCCGGCCTCTTGCTGATACTATTAATAATATATATCGATGGGAGAAAGAAAGAGAGGTTAAAGAACTCAAAGCGGGGATCTCTCAAGAAAGAGAGCAGGAGCTTCTGGAGTCTTGGTTTCAAAAAGTGAAAAAGAAGACAGTGTGA
- a CDS encoding pentapeptide repeat-containing protein translates to MVNLINNNDQLNLNSDCENCFGLCCTALPFAQSADFALNKDGGDPCPNLQADFRCGIHRNLRQKGFRGCAVYECFGAGQHVSQVTYEGNDWRDHPAAAKEMFEVFPIMQQLHEMLYFLNEALSLEEAKSIHKDLQAALDETKSLTYLSPKSILDLNIQSHRMAVNELLLRTSEYVRAKAGQKKKKNQKNKNHKIGRGSDLIGANLRGENLRGANLRGALLIAADLRDSDMRLTDLIGADFRDADIRGADLTESIFLTQPQMNSAKGDRNTKLPGTLRVPDHWFENGR, encoded by the coding sequence ATGGTTAATTTAATAAACAATAACGATCAACTTAATTTAAATTCAGACTGTGAAAACTGCTTCGGGTTGTGCTGTACGGCTTTACCTTTTGCACAATCTGCTGATTTTGCACTCAATAAAGATGGCGGAGATCCTTGTCCGAACCTGCAAGCAGATTTCAGGTGCGGAATTCATCGGAATCTTAGACAAAAAGGATTTAGGGGATGTGCTGTTTATGAATGTTTTGGCGCTGGACAGCACGTATCTCAAGTAACTTATGAAGGGAATGATTGGCGGGATCATCCAGCAGCTGCAAAAGAAATGTTCGAAGTATTTCCTATTATGCAGCAGCTTCATGAAATGCTTTACTTCTTAAATGAAGCCCTTAGTTTAGAAGAGGCTAAATCTATACATAAAGATTTGCAGGCTGCGCTTGATGAGACGAAATCACTGACTTATTTAAGCCCTAAGTCTATCCTTGATCTAAATATTCAATCACATAGAATGGCCGTTAACGAGTTACTTTTGCGTACAAGTGAATATGTAAGGGCAAAAGCTGGCCAAAAGAAAAAAAAGAATCAAAAAAATAAAAACCATAAAATAGGAAGGGGCAGTGACCTTATCGGTGCAAATTTAAGAGGTGAAAATCTTAGAGGAGCTAATTTAAGAGGAGCTCTGCTTATTGCCGCGGATCTCAGAGACTCTGACATGAGATTGACTGATCTAATTGGTGCAGATTTTAGAGACGCTGATATAAGAGGTGCAGATCTTACAGAAAGTATTTTTCTCACCCAGCCACAAATGAACTCGGCAAAAGGCGATAGGAACACTAAATTACCAGGAACTTTAAGGGTTCCAGATCATTGGTTTGAAAATGGAAGGTAA
- a CDS encoding HAD hydrolase-like protein, with protein MSTAVIFDMDGTLFQTNRILELSLEETFELLRGKNLWDKETPIDKYRRIMGVPLPAVWKTLLPNHSIDTRNLANDFFQKQLISYIHSGRGELYPNVAEIFRKLKNNHFPIFIASNGQTEYLDAIVHYYSLQELITEMFSIQQIASQNKSELVGKIVKKYKLKKGFVVGDRLSDILAAKDNNLISIGCRFDFAQEEELSQADYIIDDLLKVEEIISSYHSDTLSI; from the coding sequence ATGTCTACAGCAGTCATTTTTGATATGGATGGCACACTTTTTCAAACCAACAGGATTCTTGAATTGTCACTCGAAGAAACATTTGAGTTATTAAGGGGAAAAAATCTGTGGGATAAAGAAACACCGATAGACAAATATAGGAGGATAATGGGTGTTCCGCTGCCTGCAGTGTGGAAAACGCTCCTCCCCAATCACTCTATAGATACAAGAAATCTGGCCAATGATTTTTTTCAAAAGCAATTAATAAGTTATATTCATTCGGGCAGGGGAGAATTATACCCGAATGTGGCTGAAATATTTCGAAAACTAAAAAACAATCATTTTCCTATTTTTATTGCCAGTAATGGGCAGACAGAATATTTGGATGCAATTGTTCATTATTATAGTCTTCAAGAATTGATTACAGAAATGTTCAGTATTCAGCAAATAGCATCACAAAACAAATCGGAGTTAGTCGGCAAAATCGTTAAAAAATATAAACTGAAAAAAGGTTTTGTGGTGGGGGACAGGCTTTCAGATATTTTGGCCGCCAAAGATAATAATCTAATTTCAATTGGCTGCAGATTCGACTTTGCACAGGAAGAAGAACTTTCTCAAGCTGATTATATAATTGATGATTTGCTGAAAGTTGAGGAAATTATCAGCAGCTATCATTCAGATACGCTATCAATTTGA
- a CDS encoding GNAT family N-acetyltransferase, with translation MKKLENNVVQLIPMELEHVERIYEAAQDKRIWEHMSVDLTEKNCVLQYVQDALQKREHGTDIAFVIVNKNTEKIIGATWFLDISKQHKCLEIGSTWINPNFWRTNINTNCKYLLLKYCFEELHLNRVQIKTGHENFRSQKAIERIGAVKEGILRNHMIRKEGIIRHTVLYSVIKEDWAKVKKHFEGHLLN, from the coding sequence ATGAAAAAATTAGAAAATAATGTTGTGCAGTTAATCCCAATGGAACTTGAACATGTCGAAAGAATTTATGAAGCAGCGCAAGATAAACGTATTTGGGAGCATATGTCGGTTGATTTAACAGAGAAAAACTGCGTACTTCAATATGTTCAAGATGCCTTGCAAAAACGTGAGCATGGTACTGATATTGCGTTTGTAATTGTAAATAAAAATACAGAGAAAATAATTGGTGCTACTTGGTTTCTAGATATTTCAAAACAACACAAATGCCTTGAAATTGGTTCAACTTGGATTAACCCTAATTTTTGGCGAACAAATATCAATACGAATTGTAAATATTTATTATTGAAATATTGTTTTGAAGAACTGCACCTTAACCGTGTACAAATAAAAACAGGACATGAAAACTTCCGTTCGCAAAAAGCGATAGAGCGGATTGGAGCGGTAAAAGAAGGCATTCTTCGAAATCATATGATTCGAAAAGAAGGGATCATCCGTCATACTGTCCTGTATAGTGTCATTAAGGAAGACTGGGCAAAGGTGAAAAAGCATTTCGAAGGACATTTACTAAATTAA
- a CDS encoding PLP-dependent aminotransferase family protein: protein MELQILLTDDKTKYMQIYEQIRQAILEKTLLAHSKLPAKRRLAEQLNISIMTVQMAYEQLQSEGYSYFVERQGYFVSEIEDEWHYAENAQTSLKKPEQPEHFINFKNGQVDAAVFPFKLWNRLYRKELNEFNGYNAPWQGEYALRLQIARYLQQARGLASQPEQVYIFSGFQQQLMNVCLFFNRGAIGTEEPGFIRAKSVFEQLQLQYHPISVDEEGCCVPNETIKLLYTTPAHQYPTGAIMSAARRIQLLQWALKQDAYIIEDDYDSEFRYKGAPIATLSHLDSSERVLYFGTFSKTLLPSLRMSYLIMPASLQSDFEQFNTYQKSTVSRIDQQVVAKLMAEGHYTGHIAKMRTLYRAKRSCLIESITNQLGEEFEIMGDAAGLHIIVQLPDRLNESIAIELAKSKGVEIDAVSTMYQLHKPSHQVMLGYGAPSLDEIQKGVSLLAAVWKKSLSN, encoded by the coding sequence ATGGAACTTCAAATTCTGCTAACGGATGATAAAACAAAATATATGCAAATTTATGAACAAATTCGACAAGCGATTTTGGAAAAAACACTATTAGCTCATTCTAAGCTTCCTGCTAAACGACGATTGGCTGAACAATTAAACATAAGTATCATGACTGTACAAATGGCTTACGAACAACTGCAGAGTGAAGGCTACAGTTATTTTGTTGAACGGCAAGGATATTTTGTTTCGGAAATTGAAGATGAATGGCACTATGCTGAAAATGCTCAGACTTCTCTGAAGAAACCGGAGCAGCCTGAGCATTTTATTAATTTTAAAAATGGCCAGGTTGATGCAGCTGTCTTCCCTTTCAAACTATGGAACAGGCTTTATCGAAAGGAGCTTAATGAATTCAACGGATACAATGCACCGTGGCAAGGAGAATATGCGTTGCGCTTGCAAATTGCACGGTATTTACAACAAGCTAGAGGGTTAGCTAGTCAGCCGGAGCAAGTGTATATTTTTAGTGGATTTCAGCAACAGTTAATGAATGTATGTCTGTTTTTTAATCGGGGAGCTATCGGAACAGAAGAACCAGGATTTATTCGGGCAAAATCTGTTTTTGAGCAATTACAGCTGCAATATCATCCGATTTCTGTGGATGAGGAAGGCTGTTGTGTGCCTAATGAGACAATTAAACTATTATACACAACACCAGCTCATCAATATCCAACCGGTGCAATTATGTCCGCAGCCAGGAGGATACAGTTATTACAATGGGCACTTAAACAGGACGCTTACATTATAGAGGATGACTATGATTCTGAATTTCGTTACAAAGGGGCACCCATTGCAACATTATCCCATTTAGATTCATCTGAACGGGTCCTTTACTTTGGTACATTTTCAAAAACATTATTACCATCGCTTCGTATGAGTTATCTTATTATGCCAGCATCTCTTCAATCGGACTTTGAACAGTTCAATACTTATCAAAAATCTACCGTTTCAAGAATCGATCAGCAAGTCGTCGCAAAATTAATGGCAGAAGGACATTATACGGGACATATAGCAAAAATGAGAACTTTATATCGAGCAAAAAGAAGCTGTTTAATTGAAAGCATAACTAACCAATTAGGAGAAGAATTTGAAATCATGGGAGATGCAGCAGGCTTACATATCATTGTTCAATTACCAGATAGATTAAATGAATCTATTGCAATAGAGCTAGCGAAGTCAAAAGGAGTTGAAATCGATGCTGTCTCCACAATGTATCAACTTCACAAACCAAGTCATCAAGTTATGCTGGGATATGGTGCACCATCCCTGGACGAAATTCAGAAAGGTGTGAGTTTATTAGCTGCAGTATGGAAAAAAAGCTTAAGTAATTAG
- a CDS encoding DinB family protein, which translates to MQTMFRYNWLVREEWYRWCEDVSVEELQRTRTGGVGGILHTLFHIIDVEWSWIQELQGKSGFQESFESYNGLEKVRKLDAAFRPEVEEFVQSWELSMETRPFFDPRPNGTMDVDAWGEVMRHVIAHQIHHVGQLSVWAREIGKKPVSANLIGKGLINPQLLS; encoded by the coding sequence ATGCAAACCATGTTCCGTTACAATTGGTTGGTCAGGGAAGAATGGTACCGCTGGTGTGAGGACGTATCAGTGGAGGAACTGCAGCGTACCCGAACAGGTGGAGTCGGGGGGATTTTACATACCCTCTTTCACATTATCGATGTGGAGTGGAGCTGGATTCAGGAACTGCAGGGAAAATCAGGTTTTCAAGAAAGTTTTGAAAGTTACAATGGTTTGGAGAAGGTCCGCAAACTGGATGCGGCGTTCCGACCGGAAGTGGAAGAGTTTGTACAGTCCTGGGAGTTGAGTATGGAAACTCGCCCATTTTTCGACCCCCGACCCAACGGGACAATGGATGTCGATGCGTGGGGTGAAGTCATGCGCCACGTAATCGCACATCAAATCCACCATGTTGGGCAGTTATCGGTCTGGGCTAGAGAAATCGGCAAAAAGCCTGTGTCAGCAAATCTTATAGGCAAAGGTCTGATTAACCCACAATTGTTAAGCTAA